A single genomic interval of Malania oleifera isolate guangnan ecotype guangnan chromosome 13, ASM2987363v1, whole genome shotgun sequence harbors:
- the LOC131146919 gene encoding uncharacterized protein LOC131146919 isoform X1, producing the protein MSTANNSTPIDFSDDAAAKAVNKRYEGLVAVRNKAIKGKGAWYWAHLEPVLVRNNDTALPKAVKLKCILCDAAFSASNPSRTASEHLKRGTCPNFSAVLKPFSSVSPSPSPISSLPSPSSHNHRKRSNSHMAATTPSSSYQVHSLAMVDSSRFCGELGYNSQVQNAVSIAAAGTNAGFSRQHLVLSGGKDDLGALAMLEDSVKKLKSPKASPGALLSKDQIDSALDLLADWFYESCGSVSFSSLEHPKFRNFLNQVGLPSISPREFSGSRLDSRFDEVKMESEARIREAMFFQVASDGWKNNNFGFSCGEENLVKFVVNLPNGTSVFQKAVFAGGSVPVPSKYAEEILWETITGTCGSVVQRCVGIVADKYKAKALRNLEIQNHWMINLCCQLQGFISLIKDFSKELPLFKTVTENCFKIANFFNTTSQVRTSFRKFQLQELDHAGLLRVPSPKCQSTNNFVHVCAMFEDIMSHARVLQLVVLDDSYKMICVEDPVAGEVAEMVQGMRFWNDLEAVHSLVKLIRGMAQEIEAERPLIGQCLPLWDELRTKVKDWCAKFNIAEGPVEKIVEKRFKKNYHPAWSAAFILDPLYLMRDTSGKYLPPFKCLTHEQEKDVDKLITRLVSREEAHIALMELMKWRSEGLDPLYAQAVQVKQRDPVTGKMKNANPQSSRLVWQTCLSEFKSLGKVAVRLIFLHATSCGFKCNWSFLRWVCFHGHSRMGLDRAQKMIFIAAHAKLERRDFSNEEEKDAELFAMTTGEDEMLNEVFADAPSV; encoded by the coding sequence ATGTCTACCGCCAATAATTCCACGCCCATTGATTTCTCCGACGACGCCGCCGCGAAGGCCGTGAACAAGCGGTACGAAGGCTTGGTCGCGGTCCGCAACAAAGCCATAAAAGGCAAAGGAGCTTGGTACTGGGCTCATCTCGAACCCGTTCTGGTGCGCAACAATGATACCGCCCTTCCAAAGGCTGTGAAGCTCAAGTGCATCTTGTGCGACGCTGCTTTCTCTGCCTCGAACCCGTCTCGAACCGCTTCGGAGCATCTTAAGAGGGGGACTTGCCCCAACTTCAGCGCCGTTCTGAAACCGTTTTCGTCCGTctcgccgtcgccgtcgccgaTATCGTCTCTCCCCTCTCCTTCTTCCCACAACCACAGAAAGCGAAGTAACTCTCATATGGCGGCTACCACTCCTTCGTCTTCGTACCAAGTTCACTCGCTCGCCATGGTCGACTCGTCGCGCTTCTGCGGCGAATTAGGGTACAATTCGCAGGTGCAAAACGCGGTTTCAATTGCCGCTGCTGGGACAAATGCGGGCTTTTCGCGACAGCATTTGGTGTTATCGGGCGGGAAGGATGATCTGGGTGCTCTGGCGATGCTGGAAGATAGCGTGAAGAAGCTTAAGAGTCCCAAGGCTTCGCCAGGGGCTCTTCTCAGCAAGGACCAGATTGATTCCGCGCTGGATTTGCTCGCTGATTGGTTCTACGAGTCTTGTGGGTCGGTCTCATTTTCCAGTTTAGAGCACCCCAAGTTTAGAAATTTTCTTAACCAGGTTGGTTTGCCATCTATCTCGCCGCGCGAGTTTTCGGGTTCACGGCTCGATTCCAGGTTCGATGAAGTTAAGATGGAGTCGGAAGCTAGAATTCGAGAAGCCATGTTCTTTCAAGTGGCTTCGGATGGGTGGAAGAACAATAATTTTGGTTTTTCTTGCGGGGAAGAGAATTTGGTTAAGTTTGTCGTTAATCTTCCCAACGGGACGAGCGTGTTTCAGAAGGCGGTGTTTGCCGGAGGATCAGTACCGGTGCCGTCCAAGTATGCGGAGGAGATTCTGTGGGAGACGATCACAGGTACGTGTGGTAGTGTTGTGCAAAGATGCGTGGGGATAGTTGCAGACAAGTATAAAGCTAAAGCATTGAGGAATTTGGAAATTCAGAATCATTGGATGATTAATCTTTGTTGCCAGCTTCAGGGGTTCATTAGTTTGATCAAGGATTTCAGCAAAGAGCTTCCACTATTCAAGACCGTTACTGAAAATTGCTTTAAGATAGCAAATTTCTTCAATACCACTTCGCAGGTTAGGACTAGCTTCCGCAAGTTTCAATTACAAGAACTTGATCATGCTGGGTTGCTTCGAGTTCCTTCACCCAAGTGTCAAAGCACCAACAACTTTGTGCATGTTTGTGCAATGTTTGAGGATATAATGAGCCATGCCCGGGTGCTGCAATTGGTTGTTCTGGATGATTCTTATAAGATGATATGCGTAGAGGATCCTGTTGCAGGGGAAGTTGCAGAGATGGTTCAAGGTATGAGGTTCTGGAATGACTTGGAGGCTGTTCATTCACTAGTTAAGCTTATCAGAGGCATGGCTCAGGAGATTGAGGCAGAGAGGCCATTGATTGGACAGTGCCTCCCTCTTTGGGACGAGCTTAGAACCAAAGTGAAGGACTGGTGCGCCAAATTCAACATTGCTGAAGGACCTGTGGAGAAGATAGTCGAGAAGAGATTTAAAAAGAACTACCACCCAGCTTGGTCTGCTGCTTTTATACTTGATCCACTTTACTTGATGAGGGACACAAGCGGGAAATACCTGCCGCCATTCAAGTGCTTGACGCACGAACAGGAGAAAGATGTCGATAAGCTCATAACCCGGTTGGTTTCGAGGGAGGAAGCACACATTGCGTTAATGGAGCTCATGAAATGGAGGTCAGAGGGGCTAGACCCACTTTATGCACAAGCTGTTCAGGTCAAGCAGCGAGACCCTGTGACAGGAAAGATGAAAAATGCAAACCCCCAAAGCAGTAGGCTTGTGTGGCAGACTTGCCTAAGCGAGTTCAAATCCCTGGGGAAGGTTGCAGTGAGGCTTATCTTTCTTCATGCAACATCATGTGGTTTCAAGTGTAATTGGTCTTTCCTGCGGTGGGTTTGTTTCCACGGGCACTCGAGGATGGGGTTGGACAGAGCTCAAAAGATGATATTTATTGCAGCTCATGCCAAACTTGAAAGACGAGATTTTTCCAACGAGGAAGAAAAGGATGCCGAGCTATTTGCCATGACAACTGGTGAGGATGAAATGCTCAATGAAGTCTTTGCTGATGCACCCTCAGTATAA
- the LOC131146919 gene encoding uncharacterized protein LOC131146919 isoform X3 — MSTANNSTPIDFSDDAAAKAVNKRYEGLVAVRNKAIKGKGAWYWAHLEPVLVRNNDTALPKAVKLKCILCDAAFSASNPSRTASEHLKRGTCPNFSAVLKPFSSVSPSPSPISSLPSPSSHNHRKRSNSHMAATTPSSSYQVHSLAMVDSSRFCGELGYNSQVQNAVSIAAAGTNAGFSRQHLVLSGGKDDLGALAMLEDSVKKLKSPKASPGALLSKDQIDSALDLLADWFYESCGSVSFSSLEHPKFRNFLNQVGLPSISPREFSGSRLDSRFDEVKMESEARIREAMFFQVASDGWKNNNFGFSCGEENLVKFVVNLPNGTSVFQKAVFAGGSVPVPSKYAEEILWETITGTCGSVVQRCVGIVADKYKAKALRNLEIQNHWMINLCCQLQGFISLIKDFSKELPLFKTVTENCFKIANFFNTTSQVRTSFRKFQLQELDHAGLLRVPSPKCQSTNNFVHVCAMFEDIMSHARVLQLVVLDDSYKMICVEDPVAGEVAEMVQGMRFWNDLEAVHSLVKLIRGMAQEIEAERPLIGQCLPLWDELRTKVKDWCAKFNIAEGPVEKIVEKRFKKNYHPAWSAAFILDPLYLMRDTSGKYLPPFKCLTHEQEKDVDKLITRLVSREEAHIALMELMKWRSEGLDPLYAQAVQVKQRDPVTGKMKNANPQSSRLVWQTCLSEFKSLGKVAVRLIFLHATSCGFKCNWSFLRWVCFHGHSRMGLDRAQKMIFIAAHAKLERRDFSNEEEKDAELFAMTTACDSAAILEIAML, encoded by the exons ATGTCTACCGCCAATAATTCCACGCCCATTGATTTCTCCGACGACGCCGCCGCGAAGGCCGTGAACAAGCGGTACGAAGGCTTGGTCGCGGTCCGCAACAAAGCCATAAAAGGCAAAGGAGCTTGGTACTGGGCTCATCTCGAACCCGTTCTGGTGCGCAACAATGATACCGCCCTTCCAAAGGCTGTGAAGCTCAAGTGCATCTTGTGCGACGCTGCTTTCTCTGCCTCGAACCCGTCTCGAACCGCTTCGGAGCATCTTAAGAGGGGGACTTGCCCCAACTTCAGCGCCGTTCTGAAACCGTTTTCGTCCGTctcgccgtcgccgtcgccgaTATCGTCTCTCCCCTCTCCTTCTTCCCACAACCACAGAAAGCGAAGTAACTCTCATATGGCGGCTACCACTCCTTCGTCTTCGTACCAAGTTCACTCGCTCGCCATGGTCGACTCGTCGCGCTTCTGCGGCGAATTAGGGTACAATTCGCAGGTGCAAAACGCGGTTTCAATTGCCGCTGCTGGGACAAATGCGGGCTTTTCGCGACAGCATTTGGTGTTATCGGGCGGGAAGGATGATCTGGGTGCTCTGGCGATGCTGGAAGATAGCGTGAAGAAGCTTAAGAGTCCCAAGGCTTCGCCAGGGGCTCTTCTCAGCAAGGACCAGATTGATTCCGCGCTGGATTTGCTCGCTGATTGGTTCTACGAGTCTTGTGGGTCGGTCTCATTTTCCAGTTTAGAGCACCCCAAGTTTAGAAATTTTCTTAACCAGGTTGGTTTGCCATCTATCTCGCCGCGCGAGTTTTCGGGTTCACGGCTCGATTCCAGGTTCGATGAAGTTAAGATGGAGTCGGAAGCTAGAATTCGAGAAGCCATGTTCTTTCAAGTGGCTTCGGATGGGTGGAAGAACAATAATTTTGGTTTTTCTTGCGGGGAAGAGAATTTGGTTAAGTTTGTCGTTAATCTTCCCAACGGGACGAGCGTGTTTCAGAAGGCGGTGTTTGCCGGAGGATCAGTACCGGTGCCGTCCAAGTATGCGGAGGAGATTCTGTGGGAGACGATCACAGGTACGTGTGGTAGTGTTGTGCAAAGATGCGTGGGGATAGTTGCAGACAAGTATAAAGCTAAAGCATTGAGGAATTTGGAAATTCAGAATCATTGGATGATTAATCTTTGTTGCCAGCTTCAGGGGTTCATTAGTTTGATCAAGGATTTCAGCAAAGAGCTTCCACTATTCAAGACCGTTACTGAAAATTGCTTTAAGATAGCAAATTTCTTCAATACCACTTCGCAGGTTAGGACTAGCTTCCGCAAGTTTCAATTACAAGAACTTGATCATGCTGGGTTGCTTCGAGTTCCTTCACCCAAGTGTCAAAGCACCAACAACTTTGTGCATGTTTGTGCAATGTTTGAGGATATAATGAGCCATGCCCGGGTGCTGCAATTGGTTGTTCTGGATGATTCTTATAAGATGATATGCGTAGAGGATCCTGTTGCAGGGGAAGTTGCAGAGATGGTTCAAGGTATGAGGTTCTGGAATGACTTGGAGGCTGTTCATTCACTAGTTAAGCTTATCAGAGGCATGGCTCAGGAGATTGAGGCAGAGAGGCCATTGATTGGACAGTGCCTCCCTCTTTGGGACGAGCTTAGAACCAAAGTGAAGGACTGGTGCGCCAAATTCAACATTGCTGAAGGACCTGTGGAGAAGATAGTCGAGAAGAGATTTAAAAAGAACTACCACCCAGCTTGGTCTGCTGCTTTTATACTTGATCCACTTTACTTGATGAGGGACACAAGCGGGAAATACCTGCCGCCATTCAAGTGCTTGACGCACGAACAGGAGAAAGATGTCGATAAGCTCATAACCCGGTTGGTTTCGAGGGAGGAAGCACACATTGCGTTAATGGAGCTCATGAAATGGAGGTCAGAGGGGCTAGACCCACTTTATGCACAAGCTGTTCAGGTCAAGCAGCGAGACCCTGTGACAGGAAAGATGAAAAATGCAAACCCCCAAAGCAGTAGGCTTGTGTGGCAGACTTGCCTAAGCGAGTTCAAATCCCTGGGGAAGGTTGCAGTGAGGCTTATCTTTCTTCATGCAACATCATGTGGTTTCAAGTGTAATTGGTCTTTCCTGCGGTGGGTTTGTTTCCACGGGCACTCGAGGATGGGGTTGGACAGAGCTCAAAAGATGATATTTATTGCAGCTCATGCCAAACTTGAAAGACGAGATTTTTCCAACGAGGAAGAAAAGGATGCCGAGCTATTTGCCATGACAACTG CCTGTGATTCAGCTGCTATACTAGAGATTGCAATGCTCTGA
- the LOC131146919 gene encoding uncharacterized protein LOC131146919 isoform X4, with amino-acid sequence MSTANNSTPIDFSDDAAAKAVNKRYEGLVAVRNKAIKGKGAWYWAHLEPVLVRNNDTALPKAVKLKCILCDAAFSASNPSRTASEHLKRGTCPNFSAVLKPFSSVSPSPSPISSLPSPSSHNHRKRSNSHMAATTPSSSYQVHSLAMVDSSRFCGELGYNSQVQNAVSIAAAGTNAGFSRQHLVLSGGKDDLGALAMLEDSVKKLKSPKASPGALLSKDQIDSALDLLADWFYESCGSVSFSSLEHPKFRNFLNQVGLPSISPREFSGSRLDSRFDEVKMESEARIREAMFFQVASDGWKNNNFGFSCGEENLVKFVVNLPNGTSVFQKAVFAGGSVPVPSKYAEEILWETITGTCGSVVQRCVGIVADKYKAKALRNLEIQNHWMINLCCQLQGFISLIKDFSKELPLFKTVTENCFKIANFFNTTSQVRTSFRKFQLQELDHAGLLRVPSPKCQSTNNFVHVCAMFEDIMSHARVLQLVVLDDSYKMICVEDPVAGEVAEMVQGMRFWNDLEAVHSLVKLIRGMAQEIEAERPLIGQCLPLWDELRTKVKDWCAKFNIAEGPVEKIVEKRFKKNYHPAWSAAFILDPLYLMRDTSGKYLPPFKCLTHEQEKDVDKLITRLVSREEAHIALMELMKWRSEGLDPLYAQAVQVKQRDPVTGKMKNANPQSSRLVWQTCLSEFKSLGKVAVRLIFLHATSCGFKCNWSFLRWVCFHGHSRMGLDRAQKMIFIAAHAKLERRDFSNEEEKDAELFAMTTVCC; translated from the exons ATGTCTACCGCCAATAATTCCACGCCCATTGATTTCTCCGACGACGCCGCCGCGAAGGCCGTGAACAAGCGGTACGAAGGCTTGGTCGCGGTCCGCAACAAAGCCATAAAAGGCAAAGGAGCTTGGTACTGGGCTCATCTCGAACCCGTTCTGGTGCGCAACAATGATACCGCCCTTCCAAAGGCTGTGAAGCTCAAGTGCATCTTGTGCGACGCTGCTTTCTCTGCCTCGAACCCGTCTCGAACCGCTTCGGAGCATCTTAAGAGGGGGACTTGCCCCAACTTCAGCGCCGTTCTGAAACCGTTTTCGTCCGTctcgccgtcgccgtcgccgaTATCGTCTCTCCCCTCTCCTTCTTCCCACAACCACAGAAAGCGAAGTAACTCTCATATGGCGGCTACCACTCCTTCGTCTTCGTACCAAGTTCACTCGCTCGCCATGGTCGACTCGTCGCGCTTCTGCGGCGAATTAGGGTACAATTCGCAGGTGCAAAACGCGGTTTCAATTGCCGCTGCTGGGACAAATGCGGGCTTTTCGCGACAGCATTTGGTGTTATCGGGCGGGAAGGATGATCTGGGTGCTCTGGCGATGCTGGAAGATAGCGTGAAGAAGCTTAAGAGTCCCAAGGCTTCGCCAGGGGCTCTTCTCAGCAAGGACCAGATTGATTCCGCGCTGGATTTGCTCGCTGATTGGTTCTACGAGTCTTGTGGGTCGGTCTCATTTTCCAGTTTAGAGCACCCCAAGTTTAGAAATTTTCTTAACCAGGTTGGTTTGCCATCTATCTCGCCGCGCGAGTTTTCGGGTTCACGGCTCGATTCCAGGTTCGATGAAGTTAAGATGGAGTCGGAAGCTAGAATTCGAGAAGCCATGTTCTTTCAAGTGGCTTCGGATGGGTGGAAGAACAATAATTTTGGTTTTTCTTGCGGGGAAGAGAATTTGGTTAAGTTTGTCGTTAATCTTCCCAACGGGACGAGCGTGTTTCAGAAGGCGGTGTTTGCCGGAGGATCAGTACCGGTGCCGTCCAAGTATGCGGAGGAGATTCTGTGGGAGACGATCACAGGTACGTGTGGTAGTGTTGTGCAAAGATGCGTGGGGATAGTTGCAGACAAGTATAAAGCTAAAGCATTGAGGAATTTGGAAATTCAGAATCATTGGATGATTAATCTTTGTTGCCAGCTTCAGGGGTTCATTAGTTTGATCAAGGATTTCAGCAAAGAGCTTCCACTATTCAAGACCGTTACTGAAAATTGCTTTAAGATAGCAAATTTCTTCAATACCACTTCGCAGGTTAGGACTAGCTTCCGCAAGTTTCAATTACAAGAACTTGATCATGCTGGGTTGCTTCGAGTTCCTTCACCCAAGTGTCAAAGCACCAACAACTTTGTGCATGTTTGTGCAATGTTTGAGGATATAATGAGCCATGCCCGGGTGCTGCAATTGGTTGTTCTGGATGATTCTTATAAGATGATATGCGTAGAGGATCCTGTTGCAGGGGAAGTTGCAGAGATGGTTCAAGGTATGAGGTTCTGGAATGACTTGGAGGCTGTTCATTCACTAGTTAAGCTTATCAGAGGCATGGCTCAGGAGATTGAGGCAGAGAGGCCATTGATTGGACAGTGCCTCCCTCTTTGGGACGAGCTTAGAACCAAAGTGAAGGACTGGTGCGCCAAATTCAACATTGCTGAAGGACCTGTGGAGAAGATAGTCGAGAAGAGATTTAAAAAGAACTACCACCCAGCTTGGTCTGCTGCTTTTATACTTGATCCACTTTACTTGATGAGGGACACAAGCGGGAAATACCTGCCGCCATTCAAGTGCTTGACGCACGAACAGGAGAAAGATGTCGATAAGCTCATAACCCGGTTGGTTTCGAGGGAGGAAGCACACATTGCGTTAATGGAGCTCATGAAATGGAGGTCAGAGGGGCTAGACCCACTTTATGCACAAGCTGTTCAGGTCAAGCAGCGAGACCCTGTGACAGGAAAGATGAAAAATGCAAACCCCCAAAGCAGTAGGCTTGTGTGGCAGACTTGCCTAAGCGAGTTCAAATCCCTGGGGAAGGTTGCAGTGAGGCTTATCTTTCTTCATGCAACATCATGTGGTTTCAAGTGTAATTGGTCTTTCCTGCGGTGGGTTTGTTTCCACGGGCACTCGAGGATGGGGTTGGACAGAGCTCAAAAGATGATATTTATTGCAGCTCATGCCAAACTTGAAAGACGAGATTTTTCCAACGAGGAAGAAAAGGATGCCGAGCTATTTGCCATGACAACTG TCTGCTGTTAA
- the LOC131146919 gene encoding uncharacterized protein LOC131146919 isoform X2, with protein MSTANNSTPIDFSDDAAAKAVNKRYEGLVAVRNKAIKGKGAWYWAHLEPVLVRNNDTALPKAVKLKCILCDAAFSASNPSRTASEHLKRGTCPNFSAVLKPFSSVSPSPSPISSLPSPSSHNHRKRSNSHMAATTPSSSYQVHSLAMVDSSRFCGELGYNSQVQNAVSIAAAGTNAGFSRQHLVLSGGKDDLGALAMLEDSVKKLKSPKASPGALLSKDQIDSALDLLADWFYESCGSVSFSSLEHPKFRNFLNQVGLPSISPREFSGSRLDSRFDEVKMESEARIREAMFFQVASDGWKNNNFGFSCGEENLVKFVVNLPNGTSVFQKAVFAGGSVPVPSKYAEEILWETITGTCGSVVQRCVGIVADKYKAKALRNLEIQNHWMINLCCQLQGFISLIKDFSKELPLFKTVTENCFKIANFFNTTSQVRTSFRKFQLQELDHAGLLRVPSPKCQSTNNFVHVCAMFEDIMSHARVLQLVVLDDSYKMICVEDPVAGEVAEMVQGMRFWNDLEAVHSLVKLIRGMAQEIEAERPLIGQCLPLWDELRTKVKDWCAKFNIAEGPVEKIVEKRFKKNYHPAWSAAFILDPLYLMRDTSGKYLPPFKCLTHEQEKDVDKLITRLVSREEAHIALMELMKWRSEGLDPLYAQAVQVKQRDPVTGKMKNANPQSSRLVWQTCLSEFKSLGKVAVRLIFLHATSCGFKCNWSFLRWVCFHGHSRMGLDRAQKMIFIAAHAKLERRDFSNEEEKDAELFAMTTVSSVWLAMIVKRS; from the exons ATGTCTACCGCCAATAATTCCACGCCCATTGATTTCTCCGACGACGCCGCCGCGAAGGCCGTGAACAAGCGGTACGAAGGCTTGGTCGCGGTCCGCAACAAAGCCATAAAAGGCAAAGGAGCTTGGTACTGGGCTCATCTCGAACCCGTTCTGGTGCGCAACAATGATACCGCCCTTCCAAAGGCTGTGAAGCTCAAGTGCATCTTGTGCGACGCTGCTTTCTCTGCCTCGAACCCGTCTCGAACCGCTTCGGAGCATCTTAAGAGGGGGACTTGCCCCAACTTCAGCGCCGTTCTGAAACCGTTTTCGTCCGTctcgccgtcgccgtcgccgaTATCGTCTCTCCCCTCTCCTTCTTCCCACAACCACAGAAAGCGAAGTAACTCTCATATGGCGGCTACCACTCCTTCGTCTTCGTACCAAGTTCACTCGCTCGCCATGGTCGACTCGTCGCGCTTCTGCGGCGAATTAGGGTACAATTCGCAGGTGCAAAACGCGGTTTCAATTGCCGCTGCTGGGACAAATGCGGGCTTTTCGCGACAGCATTTGGTGTTATCGGGCGGGAAGGATGATCTGGGTGCTCTGGCGATGCTGGAAGATAGCGTGAAGAAGCTTAAGAGTCCCAAGGCTTCGCCAGGGGCTCTTCTCAGCAAGGACCAGATTGATTCCGCGCTGGATTTGCTCGCTGATTGGTTCTACGAGTCTTGTGGGTCGGTCTCATTTTCCAGTTTAGAGCACCCCAAGTTTAGAAATTTTCTTAACCAGGTTGGTTTGCCATCTATCTCGCCGCGCGAGTTTTCGGGTTCACGGCTCGATTCCAGGTTCGATGAAGTTAAGATGGAGTCGGAAGCTAGAATTCGAGAAGCCATGTTCTTTCAAGTGGCTTCGGATGGGTGGAAGAACAATAATTTTGGTTTTTCTTGCGGGGAAGAGAATTTGGTTAAGTTTGTCGTTAATCTTCCCAACGGGACGAGCGTGTTTCAGAAGGCGGTGTTTGCCGGAGGATCAGTACCGGTGCCGTCCAAGTATGCGGAGGAGATTCTGTGGGAGACGATCACAGGTACGTGTGGTAGTGTTGTGCAAAGATGCGTGGGGATAGTTGCAGACAAGTATAAAGCTAAAGCATTGAGGAATTTGGAAATTCAGAATCATTGGATGATTAATCTTTGTTGCCAGCTTCAGGGGTTCATTAGTTTGATCAAGGATTTCAGCAAAGAGCTTCCACTATTCAAGACCGTTACTGAAAATTGCTTTAAGATAGCAAATTTCTTCAATACCACTTCGCAGGTTAGGACTAGCTTCCGCAAGTTTCAATTACAAGAACTTGATCATGCTGGGTTGCTTCGAGTTCCTTCACCCAAGTGTCAAAGCACCAACAACTTTGTGCATGTTTGTGCAATGTTTGAGGATATAATGAGCCATGCCCGGGTGCTGCAATTGGTTGTTCTGGATGATTCTTATAAGATGATATGCGTAGAGGATCCTGTTGCAGGGGAAGTTGCAGAGATGGTTCAAGGTATGAGGTTCTGGAATGACTTGGAGGCTGTTCATTCACTAGTTAAGCTTATCAGAGGCATGGCTCAGGAGATTGAGGCAGAGAGGCCATTGATTGGACAGTGCCTCCCTCTTTGGGACGAGCTTAGAACCAAAGTGAAGGACTGGTGCGCCAAATTCAACATTGCTGAAGGACCTGTGGAGAAGATAGTCGAGAAGAGATTTAAAAAGAACTACCACCCAGCTTGGTCTGCTGCTTTTATACTTGATCCACTTTACTTGATGAGGGACACAAGCGGGAAATACCTGCCGCCATTCAAGTGCTTGACGCACGAACAGGAGAAAGATGTCGATAAGCTCATAACCCGGTTGGTTTCGAGGGAGGAAGCACACATTGCGTTAATGGAGCTCATGAAATGGAGGTCAGAGGGGCTAGACCCACTTTATGCACAAGCTGTTCAGGTCAAGCAGCGAGACCCTGTGACAGGAAAGATGAAAAATGCAAACCCCCAAAGCAGTAGGCTTGTGTGGCAGACTTGCCTAAGCGAGTTCAAATCCCTGGGGAAGGTTGCAGTGAGGCTTATCTTTCTTCATGCAACATCATGTGGTTTCAAGTGTAATTGGTCTTTCCTGCGGTGGGTTTGTTTCCACGGGCACTCGAGGATGGGGTTGGACAGAGCTCAAAAGATGATATTTATTGCAGCTCATGCCAAACTTGAAAGACGAGATTTTTCCAACGAGGAAGAAAAGGATGCCGAGCTATTTGCCATGACAACTG TGTCCTCGGTTTGGCTGGCTATGATTGTTAAAAGGTCTTGA